Proteins encoded in a region of the Corynebacterium breve genome:
- a CDS encoding glutamate--cysteine ligase, giving the protein MDPYREFARSPEPTLGIEWEIGLIDPETRDLVPRAVEVIEEVEARNPGLHLEREFLQNTIELVTPVCHTVPEAVAYLTETLGKIRSVADEKGLRLWASGGHPFSDFREQAVSAKMTYAEIINRTQYWGQQMLLWGVHVHVGVRHEDRVWPIINALMTKYAHLLALSASSPGWDGLDTGYASNRTMLYQQLPTAGMPYEFRSWAEWVQFMTDQRTSGVINHTGSMHFDIRPAAKWGTIEVRISDATSNLRELAGIVALTHCLVVYYDQLIDEGADLPILQPWHNAENKWRGARYGLEALVITSRDTDERWVTEELVDLVDELQPVAQQLGCAAELAIVLEILERGAGYHRQRRVYEVTGDWKAVVDATCDEMESMTWP; this is encoded by the coding sequence GTGGATCCATACCGGGAATTTGCCCGCTCGCCCGAGCCCACACTGGGCATCGAATGGGAAATTGGCCTCATCGACCCCGAAACGCGCGACCTTGTGCCACGCGCCGTGGAAGTCATCGAGGAGGTGGAAGCGCGCAACCCCGGCCTGCACCTAGAGCGCGAGTTCCTCCAGAACACCATCGAGCTGGTCACCCCGGTTTGCCACACGGTTCCAGAGGCAGTCGCGTACCTCACCGAGACCCTGGGCAAGATCCGCTCAGTCGCCGATGAGAAAGGCCTTCGCTTGTGGGCCAGCGGCGGTCACCCGTTTTCCGACTTCCGCGAGCAGGCCGTCTCCGCAAAGATGACCTATGCGGAGATCATCAACCGCACCCAATACTGGGGACAGCAAATGCTGCTCTGGGGAGTTCACGTTCACGTTGGCGTGCGGCATGAGGACCGCGTCTGGCCGATCATCAACGCCCTGATGACCAAGTACGCCCACCTTTTGGCGCTGTCGGCATCATCACCCGGCTGGGACGGCCTAGACACCGGCTACGCCTCCAACCGCACCATGCTCTACCAGCAGCTGCCCACCGCAGGCATGCCGTACGAGTTTCGCTCATGGGCCGAATGGGTCCAATTCATGACAGACCAGCGCACCTCCGGCGTCATCAACCACACCGGCTCCATGCACTTCGACATCCGCCCCGCCGCAAAATGGGGCACCATCGAAGTCCGCATCTCCGACGCCACCTCCAACCTGCGCGAACTCGCCGGCATCGTCGCTCTGACTCACTGCCTCGTGGTGTACTACGACCAGCTTATCGACGAAGGCGCTGACCTACCCATCCTGCAGCCCTGGCACAACGCCGAGAACAAATGGCGTGGTGCCCGCTACGGACTCGAGGCGCTGGTGATCACCTCGCGCGACACCGACGAACGTTGGGTCACCGAGGAGCTTGTCGATCTGGTCGATGAGTTGCAGCCCGTTGCGCAGCAGCTGGGATGTGCTGCCGAACTTGCGATTGTCCTGGAAATCCTCGAGCGCGGGGCCGGCTACCACCGCCAACGTCGCGTTTACGAGGTCACCGGTGACTGGAAGGCCGTCGTTGACGCCACGTGCGACGAGATGGAGTCCATGACCTGGCCGTAG
- a CDS encoding LytR C-terminal domain-containing protein, translated as MTNVNSDTQETGAAGSSSAAGAGSFPYRGLAMILIAVAVLFGLWGLYTLTQGNNNPAATVATPDMTQNNTAPAQPGQSGQTSGQPGQPGQPGQPVTQPAGQPSGQASDETGRAPGATNAPAPGQPSGQAGAGESSTSKKINVYNNSTVPNLAADVSDKLRGEGMDIGEVGNLPEESMIVPETTVYFDPQAEGAEQRARELADRIGGVAQENVDTLPAEATRDGALTLVMTGQVNL; from the coding sequence GTGACTAACGTGAATTCTGATACTCAAGAAACTGGAGCCGCAGGCTCTTCCTCCGCAGCCGGCGCGGGCTCCTTCCCGTACCGCGGCCTTGCCATGATCCTCATCGCCGTCGCAGTCCTTTTCGGCCTGTGGGGCCTCTATACCCTGACTCAGGGCAACAACAACCCTGCCGCGACTGTCGCCACCCCAGACATGACGCAGAACAACACCGCCCCTGCCCAGCCTGGTCAGTCTGGCCAGACCTCGGGTCAGCCTGGTCAGCCTGGTCAGCCTGGTCAGCCTGTTACACAGCCGGCCGGGCAACCATCCGGGCAGGCCTCGGATGAGACTGGTCGAGCACCAGGTGCAACCAACGCACCTGCGCCCGGTCAGCCGAGCGGCCAGGCTGGGGCGGGGGAGTCGTCGACAAGCAAAAAGATCAACGTATATAACAACTCCACTGTCCCTAACCTTGCGGCGGACGTGTCGGACAAGCTGCGCGGCGAGGGCATGGACATCGGCGAGGTAGGCAACCTCCCCGAAGAATCCATGATCGTTCCCGAGACCACCGTCTATTTTGATCCACAGGCGGAAGGCGCTGAGCAGCGCGCACGCGAATTAGCTGACCGAATTGGTGGCGTCGCGCAAGAAAATGTTGATACCCTACCTGCTGAAGCAACGCGCGATGGTGCCCTCACCCTCGTCATGACAGGACAGGTAAACCTCTAG
- a CDS encoding DUF3263 domain-containing protein, protein MAYSLSMLSDIDLTLLDFEARAPRSIGAKEEAIRSELGLSPVRYYQRLNMLIDDPTALAARPQLVRRLQRVRDQDDKSAR, encoded by the coding sequence ATGGCATACAGTTTAAGCATGCTGTCCGACATCGACCTCACCCTCCTCGACTTCGAGGCCCGCGCGCCACGTTCCATCGGCGCAAAAGAGGAGGCTATCCGCAGTGAGCTCGGCCTTTCGCCGGTGCGTTACTACCAACGCCTCAACATGCTTATCGACGACCCCACCGCCCTGGCCGCCCGGCCCCAGTTAGTGCGTCGGCTGCAGCGTGTCCGAGACCAGGACGATAAATCAGCACGCTAG
- a CDS encoding peptide deformylase, translating into MTIRPIVIHGDPVLHTPTQEVTEPIADLQELIADMHETMDVANGVGLAANQIGVPKRIFVYNCPDEGEMRRGTVINPILETSEIPKTMPADDGSDDEGCLSVPGEGFPTARADWARVTGLDENGEEVTVEGTGFFARCLQHEVGHLDGFTYLDVLTGRFKRQAKKAVKANGWTEAGLTWMPGVDEDPFGH; encoded by the coding sequence ATGACCATTCGCCCAATTGTGATCCACGGCGACCCAGTCCTGCACACCCCAACGCAGGAAGTCACCGAGCCGATCGCAGATTTGCAAGAACTTATCGCCGACATGCACGAGACCATGGATGTGGCCAACGGTGTCGGCCTCGCTGCCAACCAGATCGGTGTGCCTAAGCGCATCTTCGTGTACAACTGCCCAGACGAGGGCGAGATGCGTCGCGGTACCGTGATCAATCCCATCCTAGAAACTAGCGAAATCCCGAAGACAATGCCTGCGGACGACGGCTCCGACGACGAAGGCTGCCTCTCCGTTCCCGGCGAGGGCTTCCCCACCGCCCGTGCCGATTGGGCCCGCGTCACCGGCCTGGACGAAAACGGCGAAGAGGTTACCGTCGAAGGCACCGGGTTCTTCGCGCGCTGCCTGCAGCATGAGGTCGGTCACCTCGATGGCTTTACCTACCTTGACGTGCTCACCGGCCGCTTCAAGCGTCAGGCGAAAAAGGCCGTTAAGGCCAATGGATGGACCGAAGCGGGTCTGACATGGATGCCGGGCGTCGACGAGGACCCGTTCGGACACTAA
- a CDS encoding N-acetylglutamate synthase, CG3035 family, translating to MSRIFRSDEVGVGDRVVVRRKIGDQFSDVIGHVESIDPLVIRPQEVGGYPSFLPTVEITPEELHVIKRLSPRMIRNSDIRAVEVATAKAFPGRESQWFGGWLARAGEEIAERSNSAAPLGRSVGFEPLPLKELNEFYSDRNMPVQLLIPERIGASAEKHVLAEPGWELSPEIVVMTRELTGIPSPTGRLTFRIDNEPDADWLAMYHFRGQELPVAALRELSAKIDGELGFGRLLNDDRATVAITRGTLTESEDGTRWLGYSAVEVAPEFRRQGLGTELGVQMLHWGCEEGADSAYLQVISTNRAGLGLYNKLGFMEHHRHRYATFRGGQLG from the coding sequence ATGTCCAGGATTTTCCGTTCCGACGAGGTCGGCGTCGGCGACCGCGTTGTTGTCCGCCGCAAGATTGGCGATCAGTTTTCCGATGTCATCGGCCACGTCGAGTCCATCGACCCGTTGGTGATCCGCCCGCAAGAGGTCGGCGGCTACCCGTCATTCCTGCCCACTGTGGAAATCACCCCGGAAGAGCTGCACGTAATCAAGCGGCTTTCCCCGCGGATGATTCGCAACTCAGATATCCGCGCCGTGGAAGTCGCCACCGCCAAGGCTTTTCCGGGCCGCGAGTCCCAGTGGTTTGGCGGCTGGCTCGCCCGCGCCGGCGAGGAGATCGCAGAGCGTTCCAACTCCGCGGCCCCGCTCGGGCGTTCCGTCGGATTCGAGCCGCTGCCGCTCAAAGAGCTGAACGAGTTCTACAGCGACCGCAACATGCCCGTGCAATTGCTCATCCCCGAGCGCATCGGTGCCTCCGCCGAGAAGCACGTACTGGCAGAACCCGGTTGGGAATTGTCTCCTGAAATCGTCGTCATGACGCGCGAGCTCACCGGTATTCCGAGCCCCACTGGTCGGCTTACTTTTCGCATCGACAACGAGCCCGATGCCGACTGGCTGGCTATGTACCACTTCCGTGGCCAAGAGTTACCTGTCGCCGCTCTGCGTGAGTTATCGGCCAAGATCGATGGCGAGCTGGGCTTTGGCAGGCTGCTCAATGACGACCGCGCCACCGTTGCCATCACCCGTGGCACGCTCACCGAGTCTGAGGACGGAACCCGCTGGCTGGGTTACTCGGCGGTGGAAGTGGCACCAGAGTTTCGTCGTCAAGGCTTGGGCACTGAGCTGGGCGTTCAGATGCTGCACTGGGGCTGCGAGGAAGGCGCGGACAGCGCATACCTACAGGTGATCTCGACCAACCGCGCTGGGCTGGGACTGTACAACAAGCTCGGATTCATGGAACATCACCGCCACCGGTATGCCACCTTTCGTGGAGGTCAACTAGGCTAG
- a CDS encoding exodeoxyribonuclease III, producing MRIATWNVNSVRTRAERIVAALERNDIDVLAMQETKTADDKFPYFVFQAAGYEVAHVGFHQWNGVAIASRVGLENVRTQFQRQPGFHKDPLEPQKIEARAVGATCGGVDVWSLYVPNGREIGDPHYDYKLKFLYALQDEINPAAPQVFAGDYNIAPRDDNVWDIRAFEGKTHVTEPERAAFDMLLESGLSQVTHDEPYSYWDYKGMRFQKNEGMLIDFQLVTDPLARRLVKSWVDVAERDGKGASDHAPVIADYDLHDVSLDEVR from the coding sequence ATGCGGATTGCAACGTGGAACGTGAACTCGGTACGCACGCGCGCTGAGCGGATTGTCGCTGCCTTAGAGCGCAACGACATCGACGTCCTTGCCATGCAGGAAACCAAGACTGCCGACGACAAGTTCCCGTATTTCGTATTCCAAGCCGCAGGCTACGAGGTCGCACACGTGGGCTTCCACCAGTGGAACGGCGTGGCCATCGCCTCGCGCGTGGGGCTGGAGAACGTGCGCACGCAGTTCCAACGCCAGCCCGGTTTTCACAAAGACCCGCTGGAGCCGCAGAAAATCGAGGCCCGCGCGGTCGGCGCTACCTGCGGCGGCGTGGACGTGTGGAGTTTGTACGTGCCCAACGGCCGAGAAATCGGCGACCCGCACTACGACTACAAACTGAAGTTCCTCTATGCGCTGCAAGACGAGATCAATCCGGCTGCACCGCAGGTGTTTGCGGGCGACTACAACATCGCGCCGCGCGACGACAACGTTTGGGATATTCGCGCTTTCGAGGGCAAAACGCACGTGACAGAGCCTGAGCGAGCCGCCTTTGACATGCTGCTGGAATCCGGCCTCAGCCAGGTCACCCACGACGAACCCTATTCCTACTGGGATTACAAGGGCATGCGTTTTCAGAAGAACGAAGGCATGTTGATCGATTTTCAGTTGGTTACAGACCCACTGGCTCGTCGATTAGTAAAGTCGTGGGTCGATGTGGCTGAGCGCGACGGCAAGGGAGCATCCGACCACGCGCCGGTGATCGCGGACTACGACCTGCACGATGTGAGCCTCGACGAGGTTCGGTAG
- the cls gene encoding cardiolipin synthase, with protein MSGFLFPELAWWQWLGVLVEFVVKVVAIGVVPEGRKPGTANAWLLLIIFVPFLGVPLYLILGSALVNRRRHRIQQEAQVMIEDVQRHVPDIPAGHSYTADVEGLISLNRTLTGHPALQGHVKALWTDYEKTMQRLADAVDEAEEYVSVEVYIQAWDDTSAKFYEALERAVQRGVKVRLMFDHIGSWKYPNRYKFRRRLTEIGVDWYLMMPLIPWRGRFRRPDLRNHRKAIIIDGRTAFMGSYNIIDRSYLMANHVRAGRQWIDALVEVTGPIVASLETMFAIDWYTESGETLDINPPLNDDPSSPDLNVLQLIPSGPGYITEPSLRLFNSMLYHADERVIICSPYFVPDESLLNAITTACLRGVRVDLLVNEKADQFMVTHAQSAYYQQLLQAGVRIWEFPAPYILHTKFAITDPGAHDQVAVFGSSNMDMRSFQLNYENTLFVTEGTLLDELHELANNYLSVSKELTLTKWNERPWTRRYVDNVMKLTSALQ; from the coding sequence GTGTCAGGCTTTCTCTTCCCCGAGCTCGCGTGGTGGCAATGGCTGGGCGTACTCGTTGAGTTCGTGGTCAAAGTGGTGGCCATTGGTGTGGTGCCAGAGGGGCGCAAACCGGGCACGGCCAACGCTTGGCTGTTACTGATCATCTTCGTGCCGTTTCTGGGCGTTCCTCTGTACTTAATTCTTGGGTCGGCGCTGGTCAACCGCCGCAGGCACCGCATCCAGCAGGAAGCGCAGGTGATGATCGAAGATGTCCAGCGCCACGTCCCCGACATCCCCGCAGGCCACTCGTATACCGCCGACGTCGAGGGCTTAATCAGCCTCAATCGCACACTCACGGGACACCCCGCGTTGCAAGGCCACGTCAAAGCTCTGTGGACCGACTATGAGAAAACTATGCAACGGCTGGCCGACGCGGTCGACGAAGCGGAAGAATACGTCTCCGTCGAGGTCTATATCCAGGCCTGGGACGACACGTCTGCAAAGTTCTACGAGGCTCTGGAGCGCGCGGTCCAGCGTGGTGTGAAAGTTCGCCTGATGTTCGACCACATTGGGTCTTGGAAGTACCCCAACCGCTACAAGTTCCGCCGTCGCCTCACCGAGATCGGCGTCGACTGGTACCTCATGATGCCGCTGATTCCGTGGCGCGGCCGGTTCCGCCGCCCCGACCTGCGCAATCACCGCAAAGCCATTATCATCGACGGCCGCACCGCCTTCATGGGCTCCTACAACATCATCGATCGCTCCTACCTTATGGCCAACCACGTCCGCGCCGGCCGTCAGTGGATCGATGCCTTAGTCGAGGTCACAGGACCGATCGTCGCCTCACTAGAGACTATGTTTGCCATCGACTGGTACACCGAATCGGGCGAAACTCTCGACATCAATCCCCCGCTTAACGACGACCCCTCCTCCCCCGACCTCAACGTCCTCCAGCTGATTCCCTCCGGCCCGGGCTACATCACGGAGCCGTCGCTGCGCCTGTTCAACTCGATGCTCTATCACGCCGATGAACGCGTGATTATCTGCTCGCCCTACTTTGTGCCTGACGAGTCGCTACTCAATGCCATCACCACGGCTTGTTTGCGTGGAGTCCGCGTGGATCTTTTGGTCAATGAAAAGGCCGATCAGTTCATGGTCACGCATGCACAGTCTGCCTACTACCAGCAACTGCTCCAGGCCGGTGTGCGCATCTGGGAGTTCCCCGCACCGTATATTCTGCACACCAAGTTTGCCATCACCGATCCCGGAGCCCACGACCAAGTTGCAGTGTTCGGGTCATCCAACATGGACATGCGCTCTTTCCAACTGAATTACGAGAACACCCTGTTTGTCACCGAAGGCACCTTATTGGACGAACTGCATGAATTGGCGAATAATTATCTCAGTGTTTCCAAGGAGCTCACTCTGACTAAGTGGAACGAGCGCCCTTGGACACGACGCTACGTCGACAACGTAATGAAGTTGACCTCCGCACTGCAATAG
- a CDS encoding Na/Pi symporter, giving the protein MFPLEHDADRIALSAAGKAARIAVIVVAVLALVFSVYLIAGGVNEISLHRVETLVDLARNPLIALMVGLLATAAVQSSSTVTALVVASVATGILELDAAIPIILGANIGTTVTPMIVSFSYLHDKQDFRTAHSTAALHLWFNTVFVLLIFPIEYFFGPMRHLAPHIDLPGEPLRVETFIELARLVPFHGMWSIVAGIVVLVASIRLIDDQLKHLLTPLAWKLLGHTSSGSAAFGFGAGMLLTVLIQASSAVVSATLPFATAKLADLRGYMAVILGANVGTTMLAVITAFATPGDYPTVAFQAAIVHVAFNVFGALVVALIGPMRRLIYRLARMSGRIAERSVWLTFGAMALGYFIVPALLISVYSLLEM; this is encoded by the coding sequence GTGTTCCCGCTGGAACACGACGCCGATCGGATCGCTCTATCCGCCGCGGGCAAAGCGGCACGCATCGCTGTCATTGTCGTGGCGGTGCTCGCGCTGGTGTTCAGCGTGTACCTCATCGCTGGCGGAGTCAACGAGATCAGCCTCCACCGCGTTGAAACTCTGGTAGACCTCGCCCGCAATCCCCTCATCGCGCTCATGGTCGGCCTCTTAGCCACCGCGGCAGTGCAGTCTTCCTCAACGGTCACTGCACTCGTCGTCGCTAGTGTGGCCACAGGCATCCTCGAACTCGACGCTGCCATCCCGATCATTTTGGGCGCCAACATTGGCACCACCGTCACGCCGATGATCGTCTCGTTTTCTTACCTGCACGACAAGCAGGACTTCCGCACCGCTCACTCCACCGCCGCGCTGCATTTGTGGTTCAACACCGTATTTGTGTTGTTGATCTTCCCGATCGAGTATTTCTTCGGCCCGATGCGGCATCTTGCCCCGCACATTGACCTGCCCGGCGAGCCTCTGCGCGTGGAAACATTTATCGAACTCGCCCGCCTGGTGCCCTTCCATGGCATGTGGTCGATCGTAGCTGGCATCGTGGTTCTGGTTGCCAGCATTCGGCTTATCGACGACCAGCTCAAACACCTCCTCACGCCCCTTGCCTGGAAACTCCTTGGCCACACCTCTAGCGGCTCGGCCGCCTTTGGATTCGGTGCGGGCATGCTGCTTACGGTGTTGATCCAGGCGTCGTCGGCAGTAGTCTCTGCGACTCTTCCTTTTGCCACCGCCAAGCTCGCGGATCTCCGCGGTTATATGGCAGTGATCTTGGGGGCCAACGTGGGAACGACGATGCTAGCGGTGATCACCGCGTTTGCTACCCCGGGCGACTATCCAACGGTTGCTTTCCAAGCGGCTATCGTCCACGTGGCATTCAACGTGTTTGGTGCGCTGGTTGTCGCATTAATCGGTCCGATGCGACGGCTGATTTACCGTTTGGCACGCATGTCAGGGCGTATCGCGGAGCGCAGCGTGTGGTTGACGTTTGGTGCAATGGCGCTGGGCTACTTCATTGTGCCGGCCCTGTTGATCAGTGTTTACTCGCTTTTGGAAATGTAA
- a CDS encoding ABC transporter permease: MVVRNMLAEWTKLRSTASFWWTSALILVFTIGWTILFASLDSADAPSYDPMLVTSSYSTFSLAVVMIQAIMIVTTEYRFKVSGTNYQVTPQRWEVAVAKLLLYVIISVVLSFVTLVIAYVAGDLIAANPIDWTENEFVKRSLWVLPLCTAAVVVFCQGISWLIRQTAGAVSLVLVWWLILEGMLAMIPKVGDKIFKYAPFNNFNQFLNDTPNPDWGIWTSFGIFAAFAFGFWIIGVIVLELRDA, encoded by the coding sequence ATGGTTGTTCGTAACATGCTTGCCGAATGGACCAAATTACGCTCCACCGCTTCCTTCTGGTGGACCTCCGCGTTGATCCTGGTCTTCACCATCGGTTGGACGATTCTGTTCGCATCCCTGGACTCTGCCGATGCACCGAGCTACGACCCAATGCTTGTCACATCCAGCTACTCCACCTTCTCCTTGGCTGTGGTGATGATCCAGGCGATTATGATCGTGACCACGGAGTACCGTTTCAAGGTGTCGGGCACCAACTACCAAGTCACCCCGCAGCGCTGGGAAGTGGCGGTAGCCAAGCTGCTGCTTTACGTCATCATCTCGGTGGTGCTGAGCTTTGTCACCTTGGTTATCGCTTACGTCGCCGGTGACCTGATCGCGGCAAACCCGATCGACTGGACCGAAAACGAGTTTGTCAAGCGCAGCCTGTGGGTTCTCCCGCTGTGTACTGCAGCTGTTGTCGTGTTCTGTCAGGGCATTAGCTGGCTGATCCGTCAGACCGCTGGCGCTGTGTCGCTGGTTCTTGTCTGGTGGCTCATCCTTGAAGGCATGCTGGCTATGATCCCGAAGGTCGGCGACAAGATTTTCAAGTACGCGCCGTTTAACAACTTCAACCAATTCCTCAACGACACCCCGAACCCTGATTGGGGTATCTGGACTTCGTTCGGAATCTTCGCCGCGTTTGCTTTTGGTTTCTGGATCATCGGCGTGATTGTCCTAGAACTCCGCGACGCTTAA
- a CDS encoding ABC transporter ATP-binding protein: MIELSGLTKQYGQVRAVDDLTFNVEPGVVTGFLGPNGAGKSTTMRMILGLDKPTSGTATINGEAYRKMRNPMNKVGALLDAKATHPNRSARAHLQWMAQASGIDKHRVDEVLALVGLTDVANKKAGGFSLGMGQRLGLAGAMLGDPEILLLDEPVNGLDPEGIRWVRSLLKSLADEGRTILVSSHLLSEMALTADHLVVIGRGKLVADTSVHEFIKQHSTVTTVVRTDHFEEFKSALTAEGISFNQALDADGRPTLEIPERPSDEIGALAYSTGVMLSELAERQASLEEAFLQTTEDDVQYHGTGHQKGAAE; this comes from the coding sequence ATGATTGAACTTAGTGGCCTGACAAAGCAATACGGTCAGGTTCGGGCAGTCGATGACCTCACCTTCAATGTTGAACCTGGTGTGGTGACCGGCTTCCTGGGCCCAAACGGCGCAGGCAAATCCACAACGATGCGGATGATCCTGGGCTTAGACAAACCAACCTCCGGCACCGCCACCATCAACGGCGAGGCGTACCGCAAGATGCGGAACCCGATGAACAAGGTGGGTGCGCTGCTCGACGCGAAGGCGACTCATCCGAATCGTTCCGCACGCGCGCACCTGCAGTGGATGGCACAGGCGTCCGGCATTGATAAGCACCGTGTTGACGAAGTCTTGGCACTGGTCGGCCTCACCGATGTAGCCAACAAGAAGGCCGGCGGGTTCTCGCTCGGTATGGGACAGCGCCTAGGTCTCGCCGGCGCCATGCTCGGCGACCCCGAGATCTTGCTTCTCGACGAGCCCGTCAACGGCCTCGACCCTGAAGGTATCCGTTGGGTGCGTAGCCTGCTCAAGTCGCTTGCCGACGAGGGTCGCACCATCTTGGTTTCCTCGCACCTGCTGAGCGAAATGGCGCTGACTGCCGACCACCTCGTCGTCATCGGCCGGGGCAAGTTGGTAGCGGATACCTCGGTACACGAGTTTATTAAGCAGCACTCCACAGTGACCACCGTTGTGCGTACCGATCACTTCGAAGAGTTCAAGAGCGCGCTGACCGCCGAGGGGATTTCGTTTAACCAGGCCCTCGACGCCGACGGCCGCCCAACGCTGGAGATCCCGGAGCGTCCCTCCGATGAGATTGGCGCGCTGGCGTACTCCACCGGCGTTATGCTCTCCGAGCTTGCGGAACGCCAGGCATCGCTTGAGGAAGCTTTCCTCCAGACCACAGAAGACGACGTGCAGTACCACGGCACGGGACATCAGAAAGGGGCAGCTGAGTAA
- a CDS encoding NUDIX domain-containing protein, whose protein sequence is MIGDGNGWLDGPNGARLWGKYGAAGVFLLAGSRVLLQHRAEWTANGGTWALPGGARDSHETVEEAALREAVEECSIDTDRVHVFHSLVTAGPFESGWSYTTVLARTVDGEPIPTEADEESLELRWVELENIRELPLLPAFERSLETILWHCSNHD, encoded by the coding sequence ATGATTGGTGACGGCAACGGATGGCTTGATGGTCCCAATGGTGCCCGCCTTTGGGGTAAGTACGGTGCTGCGGGCGTGTTTCTGCTGGCAGGATCACGTGTTCTCTTGCAGCACCGAGCTGAATGGACGGCCAACGGTGGTACCTGGGCGCTACCGGGCGGGGCGCGCGATAGCCATGAAACTGTGGAAGAGGCCGCGCTGCGCGAGGCGGTCGAAGAATGCTCGATCGATACCGATCGCGTCCACGTGTTCCACTCACTTGTCACGGCAGGCCCGTTTGAGTCTGGCTGGAGCTACACAACCGTGCTTGCCCGGACGGTTGACGGGGAACCTATCCCGACCGAAGCGGACGAGGAATCCTTGGAGCTCCGTTGGGTTGAACTGGAAAATATTAGAGAATTACCGTTGTTACCTGCATTTGAACGCTCACTTGAAACAATTCTGTGGCACTGTAGTAACCATGATTGA
- a CDS encoding glutamate ABC transporter substrate-binding protein — MRRLSTITVALLASVLLVTGCSPRPDYVPLPEPLPLNFAGQPLPSGSHIEPANKVAPEPASDREILGSLRPDDATPQERVPRIVRRDRLVVGVDQSQYLLSFRDPVTGELTGFEVELAREIAHDMLGTGAKVDFRFVDSSDRAKSLQEGRVDLVIRTMTVTPPRQDVVDFSTPYLSSNMRMLVPRGSNIVDISTIGKGTICVADGSTAVDMARVQAPDSYLLITNRWADCLMAVQQFQADAVLADDTILSGMAAQDPSTDIVSLPLANQFYAVGVKKGNEGLVRQVNSTMERIRKDGTWIEMYNKWFGDYLSAAGPPLLHYREEEEALPDDQHP; from the coding sequence ATGCGACGCTTATCGACGATCACCGTGGCCCTCCTCGCCTCCGTCCTCCTAGTGACCGGCTGCAGCCCGCGCCCCGATTACGTGCCGCTGCCCGAACCGTTGCCGCTGAATTTCGCTGGGCAGCCGCTGCCGTCGGGTTCCCACATTGAGCCGGCGAATAAGGTCGCGCCCGAGCCCGCGAGCGACCGCGAGATCCTGGGATCGTTAAGACCTGACGACGCCACCCCGCAAGAGCGCGTCCCACGGATCGTACGCCGCGACCGCCTCGTCGTCGGCGTTGACCAATCCCAGTACCTGCTGAGCTTTCGCGACCCCGTGACCGGCGAGCTTACCGGCTTTGAGGTCGAACTCGCCCGCGAGATCGCCCACGACATGTTGGGCACCGGCGCCAAAGTGGACTTCCGGTTTGTGGATTCATCCGACCGCGCGAAGTCCCTCCAAGAGGGGCGCGTGGACCTAGTCATCCGCACCATGACCGTCACGCCACCGCGTCAAGACGTAGTCGACTTTTCCACGCCGTATTTGTCGTCCAACATGCGCATGTTGGTCCCACGCGGCTCCAACATCGTCGATATCTCCACCATCGGCAAAGGCACCATCTGCGTCGCCGACGGTTCCACCGCCGTCGACATGGCCCGCGTCCAAGCGCCGGATTCCTACCTTCTGATCACAAACCGCTGGGCAGATTGCCTCATGGCAGTGCAGCAGTTCCAAGCCGACGCAGTACTTGCCGACGACACCATCCTTTCTGGAATGGCTGCCCAAGACCCCTCCACCGATATTGTGTCCCTGCCACTGGCAAACCAGTTCTATGCCGTGGGAGTGAAAAAGGGCAACGAGGGGTTGGTCCGCCAAGTGAACTCCACCATGGAGCGCATTCGAAAAGATGGCACGTGGATCGAGATGTACAACAAGTGGTTCGGTGATTACTTGTCCGCTGCCGGCCCACCGCTATTGCACTACCGCGAAGAAGAGGAGGCGCTCCCCGATGACCAGCACCCTTGA